The Pseudanabaena galeata CCNP1313 genome includes a region encoding these proteins:
- the menH gene encoding 2-succinyl-6-hydroxy-2,4-cyclohexadiene-1-carboxylate synthase: MSYYSEGDPCHPTILFLHGFMGDCFEFKQAIAILSKQFYCVAIDLLGHGQTRIIDSRIDQDNYYTIQSTANFVIKFLDLLHVNRCFLVGYSMGGRLALYLTIHFPQYFCRTTLESASAGLQTAQERGDRLDKDQLLAAKLEASDFRLFLENWYQQPIFATLRSHPNFAQMLEQRLNNSPALLAKSLRNLSTGMQPSLWEKLPKNQIPLLLLAGELDPKFVQINRQMQQLCKYSQLEIIPSCGHNIHFENSDLFVEKIKAFCSYSCRQSG, from the coding sequence TTGAGCTACTACTCAGAGGGCGATCCCTGCCATCCGACAATTTTGTTTTTGCATGGATTTATGGGTGATTGCTTTGAGTTTAAGCAGGCGATCGCAATTTTGTCTAAACAATTTTACTGTGTTGCGATCGATTTGCTAGGGCATGGTCAGACTAGGATCATAGACTCAAGAATTGATCAAGATAACTACTACACAATACAATCCACCGCCAACTTTGTCATCAAATTTTTGGATTTACTTCATGTGAATCGCTGTTTTTTAGTGGGATACTCTATGGGTGGAAGGTTAGCTTTATATTTAACAATCCACTTTCCGCAATATTTTTGTAGGACAACTCTCGAATCAGCGTCCGCAGGTTTACAAACAGCTCAAGAAAGAGGCGATCGCCTTGATAAGGATCAATTACTCGCCGCCAAGCTAGAAGCTAGTGATTTTCGATTATTTCTTGAAAATTGGTATCAACAGCCTATTTTTGCCACCTTGCGATCGCATCCAAATTTTGCCCAAATGCTAGAGCAACGTTTAAATAATTCGCCTGCCTTATTAGCCAAATCTCTACGCAATCTCAGCACAGGGATGCAACCATCATTATGGGAGAAGCTTCCAAAAAATCAGATTCCGTTGTTGTTACTTGCTGGTGAGTTAGATCCCAAGTTTGTGCAAATAAATCGCCAAATGCAACAGCTATGCAAGTATTCGCAACTAGAGATTATCCCTAGTTGTGGTCACAATATTCACTTTGAGAATTCTGATCTATTTGTTGAGAAGATCAAAGCATTTTGTAGCTATAGCTGTCGCCAGTCTGGTTAG
- a CDS encoding glycoside hydrolase family 10 protein, which translates to MMINFPFWAVAQTPNGNANITASNTIDQSPPPTQPQIRPSNVNELRGIWLTNVDSEVLFSTQSLERAIKRLKRLNFNTLYPTVWNRGYTLYPSKVAKDKFGVDVFPISGLQERDMLAETIKFGHEQGFAVIPWFEYGLMTEESSELMRQHPDWITQRRDGSHLFLHGEKDQHRLAWLNPARPEVQKFLTDLIVEVVTKYDVDGIQLDDHFGMPVELGYDDYTIALYKKDHFGRLPPEDFNDPSWMKWRAKYVTNLMRKISRAVKAIKPNCLVSLSPNPKEFSYKKFLQDWYSWVYLNYIDELIVQVYRDNIGNFTTELSRPELQEIRQKIPVAVGILTGLRVQNVDMRQIKGQVRVAREMNLDGFSFFFYETLGNRDASFETLFFTPAIRPDLRNIASN; encoded by the coding sequence ATGATGATCAATTTTCCTTTTTGGGCGGTAGCTCAGACTCCTAACGGTAATGCGAATATTACTGCTAGCAACACGATTGATCAATCTCCCCCACCTACTCAACCGCAGATCAGACCATCTAATGTCAATGAATTGCGCGGTATTTGGCTAACTAATGTCGATAGTGAGGTTTTATTTTCGACCCAAAGTCTTGAAAGAGCAATTAAGAGATTAAAGCGTTTAAACTTTAATACCTTATATCCCACAGTTTGGAATCGTGGATACACACTTTACCCCAGCAAAGTTGCTAAAGATAAGTTTGGCGTAGATGTCTTTCCTATATCAGGTTTGCAAGAGCGAGATATGCTTGCGGAAACCATCAAATTTGGACATGAACAGGGTTTTGCGGTAATTCCTTGGTTTGAGTATGGCTTAATGACTGAGGAAAGCTCGGAGCTAATGCGCCAACACCCAGACTGGATCACCCAGCGCAGAGATGGCTCTCACCTTTTCTTGCATGGCGAAAAAGATCAACATCGTCTTGCTTGGCTCAACCCTGCACGTCCTGAAGTGCAGAAGTTTCTCACAGATTTAATTGTGGAAGTCGTCACCAAATATGATGTCGATGGCATTCAACTTGATGATCATTTTGGGATGCCCGTAGAGCTTGGCTACGACGATTACACGATCGCTTTATATAAGAAAGATCACTTTGGGCGGCTGCCACCTGAAGATTTTAACGATCCTTCATGGATGAAATGGCGCGCTAAGTATGTGACAAATTTAATGAGGAAAATATCTAGAGCCGTTAAGGCGATCAAACCCAATTGCCTAGTTTCTTTATCTCCTAACCCCAAAGAATTTTCCTATAAGAAATTCTTGCAAGATTGGTATAGCTGGGTTTATCTAAATTACATTGATGAACTAATTGTGCAGGTATATCGAGATAACATTGGCAACTTTACAACTGAGTTATCTCGTCCAGAGCTGCAAGAGATTCGCCAAAAAATTCCTGTAGCGGTAGGCATTTTGACAGGCTTAAGAGTCCAAAATGTCGATATGCGACAGATTAAAGGTCAAGTCAGAGTTGCGCGTGAGATGAATCTTGATGGTTTCTCATTTTTCTTTTATGAGACTTTGGGTAATCGAGATGCATCCTTTGAGACGCTCTTCTTTACACCTGCAATTCGTCCAGATTTAAGAAATATTGCTTCTAATTAA
- a CDS encoding globin family protein: MLSKLQQLGTNADGRYASDEELQFMDTYISSFDSRVEAYRRIKAVEKEIVDTVLIKLKTSYPNLLLPKGEDMQGKWKQDTLRVLRHSAMTVLLDDPELLRQQFLYWFQTIMQAFGAQEACNITYLVMQDVVKDLLPKNVADLLCPILEINRDLLGSQQKS, translated from the coding sequence ATGTTAAGCAAGCTGCAACAACTAGGAACAAATGCAGATGGTCGCTATGCTAGCGACGAAGAGCTGCAATTTATGGATACCTATATCTCCTCATTTGACTCACGGGTTGAGGCTTATCGACGCATTAAAGCTGTCGAGAAAGAAATTGTCGATACGGTTTTGATCAAACTAAAAACGTCCTATCCCAACTTGCTTTTGCCAAAGGGGGAGGACATGCAAGGCAAGTGGAAACAAGACACCTTAAGGGTTTTACGCCATTCTGCCATGACTGTTTTATTAGACGATCCAGAACTTTTGCGGCAACAGTTTTTGTATTGGTTCCAGACGATCATGCAAGCCTTTGGCGCACAGGAGGCTTGTAACATCACCTATCTAGTAATGCAAGATGTGGTCAAAGATCTTCTGCCCAAAAATGTTGCCGATTTGTTATGCCCCATTCTGGAAATAAATCGTGATTTACTGGGATCTCAGCAAAAAAGCTGA
- a CDS encoding NB-ARC domain-containing protein: MLSDNDHIEGLFTEAAQNWDLDRLYADLQTASGKEIKPFEKACLRGLLCRYRPGQLAFKLAWTSGALRVELNKGLYRSLEAIADQPLNTLRWEKVPEWLEAKGYKTQRQNLHNPHNLAADSQVNSGKNYADWGEAPNIQTFYGRTEDLAKLEQWIVRDRCHLLAICGMGGIGKTALAVKLVENMQSQFDCFIWRSLRGAQPTSQLIADLLQFLNSSQQTGCSISDLLEVLRQKRCLIVLDDFEATLQDGELVGVYRQGCEAHADLLQRVGSERHQSSLILIGREQPKEVSMHQGEDQPIRYYKVNGLQRQGAFELLRARGFTGSENGLEALVQQYRGNPSALRIVAGTIQELFNGNVSEFLKQTALALGDVLRTLLYQQFERLSKLEKDVLYWLAIKHRPVSLSTLRSEMNLQTSGSELINALESLRWRSLIEKVSEQGEVMFLLEPVVMKYVNRQFVDEVSKEITAIASQQNLKSINLLQSHVLVEDHAPDSIRAMQIRLVLKPIKDKLNKAIAQSNIELESLREILASQHQVQPIEGTSYTEVNLALIGLWW; encoded by the coding sequence ATGTTATCTGACAATGACCACATTGAAGGGCTGTTCACCGAAGCTGCCCAAAATTGGGATTTAGATCGGCTTTATGCAGATTTACAAACTGCTAGTGGCAAGGAAATCAAGCCCTTTGAAAAGGCTTGTTTGCGTGGGTTGCTATGTCGTTATCGTCCAGGGCAACTTGCCTTTAAGCTAGCTTGGACTTCGGGGGCGTTGCGGGTGGAGTTAAATAAGGGGCTGTATCGATCGCTTGAGGCGATCGCCGATCAGCCGCTTAATACTTTACGTTGGGAAAAAGTACCCGAATGGTTAGAGGCTAAGGGGTATAAAACTCAACGCCAAAATCTGCATAATCCACATAATCTAGCCGCCGACTCTCAGGTTAACTCAGGGAAAAATTATGCCGATTGGGGCGAGGCTCCGAATATTCAAACTTTTTATGGACGCACGGAAGATCTAGCTAAACTAGAGCAGTGGATTGTGCGCGATCGCTGTCATCTCTTGGCGATTTGTGGAATGGGAGGCATTGGCAAGACGGCTCTAGCCGTGAAACTAGTTGAAAATATGCAATCACAGTTTGATTGCTTTATTTGGCGATCGCTGCGGGGCGCACAGCCGACCTCACAGTTAATTGCCGATCTGTTGCAATTTCTCAATAGTTCACAGCAAACTGGTTGTAGTATTTCTGATTTATTGGAAGTTTTGCGCCAAAAGCGTTGTTTGATTGTGCTAGATGACTTTGAAGCGACACTACAAGATGGGGAATTGGTGGGAGTCTATCGCCAAGGTTGCGAAGCCCATGCAGATTTGTTACAGCGTGTTGGCTCTGAGCGGCATCAAAGCTCGCTGATTTTGATTGGGCGCGAACAACCTAAAGAAGTCTCCATGCATCAAGGGGAAGATCAACCGATTCGCTATTACAAAGTAAATGGATTGCAACGACAAGGAGCCTTTGAATTACTGAGAGCGAGAGGGTTTACAGGTTCCGAAAATGGATTAGAAGCTTTAGTACAGCAATATCGGGGTAATCCGTCGGCTTTGAGAATTGTGGCGGGAACAATTCAGGAATTATTTAACGGCAATGTTTCGGAATTTCTCAAACAGACAGCACTAGCTCTAGGGGATGTGTTACGCACGCTTCTCTATCAACAGTTTGAACGTCTCTCCAAACTAGAAAAGGATGTCCTGTATTGGCTTGCGATTAAGCATCGTCCTGTATCCCTCTCAACCTTGCGTTCAGAGATGAATTTACAAACCTCTGGCTCAGAATTAATTAATGCTTTAGAGTCATTGCGATGGCGATCGCTAATCGAAAAAGTCTCTGAGCAGGGTGAGGTGATGTTCTTGTTAGAGCCTGTAGTCATGAAATATGTGAATCGTCAATTTGTTGATGAAGTAAGCAAAGAAATTACAGCGATCGCATCTCAACAAAATCTCAAATCAATTAATCTATTACAAAGTCATGTACTCGTTGAAGATCATGCTCCTGACTCAATTCGGGCGATGCAGATTCGACTAGTTCTCAAGCCAATTAAAGACAAGTTAAATAAGGCGATCGCCCAAAGCAACATCGAATTGGAATCTCTACGGGAAATTCTCGCGAGTCAGCACCAAGTCCAACCAATTGAAGGCACAAGTTACACCGAAGTTAATCTCGCCCTAATTGGCTTATGGTGGTAA
- a CDS encoding P-loop NTPase fold protein — translation MTTPSNILATNLKDAYRVCDVVPLQDVELERYYVDLSKTRKTDAIDSITLILDDQKSGDFVTILFTGHRGSGKSTELRLIQKRWQDEYQVIYVDASNETDINDAEYTDIYLIVIKWVEFELRKQGLKFDAELLSNFEEWFKEVTNETVESVDKSISVEGEVTLNAEIPFVGIVPPFLAKLVLKLLGQVKASHQGKKTVRQTLLKDVERLKTDINLLLDDGLKKWQKKFPKCKDFLIIFDNLDRCPPPVANHLFFDYASQLKDLHCSIVYTVPISAVYSPKGVSAAFPNYHIIPMINIYNYDPLDRSGKEPEYSAKGLDAVASLIEKRIDIDAIFESRQCLLELAKYSGGHVRQMMQIVRGAIQNARTSRRDKVNDENVTYAINQQQFTMERMIPNEHYPVLVKVYLEKNVPRDEVGQLMLSNISVLEYNGLERWNYLNPVVIRSRLFKRALEDYLAKNP, via the coding sequence ATGACTACACCTTCCAACATATTGGCAACTAATCTCAAAGATGCTTATCGCGTTTGCGATGTGGTTCCGCTCCAAGATGTAGAGCTAGAGCGCTATTATGTGGATTTGTCGAAGACGCGCAAAACTGATGCGATCGATAGTATTACGCTGATTTTAGATGATCAAAAGTCTGGAGATTTTGTCACAATTTTATTTACTGGACATAGAGGTAGTGGCAAAAGCACAGAATTAAGACTAATCCAAAAGCGTTGGCAAGATGAATATCAAGTAATTTATGTTGATGCTTCAAACGAAACGGATATTAATGATGCTGAATATACTGATATCTACTTAATTGTGATCAAGTGGGTAGAGTTTGAGCTGCGTAAACAGGGATTGAAGTTTGATGCTGAATTACTATCAAATTTTGAAGAATGGTTTAAAGAAGTAACCAATGAAACAGTGGAATCAGTAGACAAGTCAATTTCTGTAGAAGGAGAAGTAACTTTAAATGCTGAAATTCCTTTTGTGGGAATAGTACCACCATTTTTGGCAAAACTTGTGTTAAAGCTTTTGGGACAAGTTAAGGCTTCACATCAGGGCAAAAAGACAGTTAGGCAAACTCTTTTAAAAGATGTCGAACGCTTAAAAACTGATATCAATTTACTATTGGATGATGGATTAAAAAAATGGCAGAAAAAGTTTCCCAAATGCAAAGACTTTTTGATAATTTTCGATAATTTAGATCGCTGTCCTCCCCCTGTCGCTAATCATTTGTTTTTTGACTATGCCTCACAGCTAAAGGATTTACACTGCTCGATTGTTTACACTGTGCCAATTTCAGCCGTCTATTCACCTAAAGGTGTTAGCGCTGCTTTTCCGAATTACCATATCATTCCCATGATCAATATTTACAATTATGATCCTCTCGATCGCAGTGGGAAAGAGCCTGAGTATAGTGCCAAGGGTTTAGATGCAGTGGCAAGTTTGATTGAGAAGCGGATCGATATTGATGCGATCTTTGAGTCTCGACAATGTTTATTAGAGTTAGCAAAATACAGTGGTGGTCACGTTCGGCAAATGATGCAGATCGTCAGAGGAGCCATCCAAAATGCGAGAACTAGTCGTCGAGATAAGGTAAATGATGAGAATGTGACCTATGCGATTAATCAGCAACAATTCACTATGGAGCGCATGATTCCCAATGAACATTATCCAGTTTTGGTGAAGGTTTATTTGGAGAAAAATGTGCCAAGAGATGAGGTGGGACAGTTGATGTTGTCGAATATTTCAGTTTTGGAATATAACGGATTAGAACGTTGGAATTATCTTAATCCAGTAGTAATTAGAAGTCGTTTGTTTAAAAGAGCGTTGGAAGATTATCTAGCTAAGAATCCATAA
- a CDS encoding tetratricopeptide repeat protein gives MTEADQPEDENLSKFRSLNDDAIQSLLAMLDLSQGFTIAFAECNFWQDGVALVAALNEEIASDPEWGELQLESWEFNDPDLRYLLDELIKRLETLPRQEEKKLVLVLSGLENAIGVVGDYPPFLVDLNFVRDAYARLAPHPVVFVLPDYAITRVANFAPDFWAWKSGVFKFKTAKETRDFAEAKTIGSNRILGNYLKPEKKERIDLLHRLLMEANPSGSDSESNPNGSSQINILNELGSAYFSLSEYNRAIEFSQQALTLSQKLADRKGEAASLCNLGNAYYSLGQYQQAIQFQQQFLEIKREKGDRNGEANALGNLGLAYYSLGQYQQAIQFQQQSLEIKREIGDRNGEANALGNLGLAYYSLGQYQQAIQFQQQSLEIHREIGDRNGEANSLCGLGIAYYSLGQYQQAIQFYQQSLEIYREIGDRSGEAKSLGNLGIAYYSLGQYQQAIQFQQQSLEITKEIGDRNGEANSLHNLGLALKELGRRGESIEAFNASRKIYEQLGLYHMIKNSSKSFAPLETVAKEPKRFELPDPPKRKRRKNLFQTIFVWLRRIWSKLWR, from the coding sequence ATGACAGAAGCTGATCAACCAGAAGATGAAAACCTATCTAAGTTCCGATCGCTTAATGATGATGCGATTCAGAGTTTGTTGGCGATGTTGGATTTGTCGCAGGGTTTCACGATCGCTTTTGCAGAGTGTAATTTTTGGCAAGATGGGGTGGCGTTGGTGGCGGCGCTAAATGAAGAGATCGCTAGTGATCCTGAGTGGGGGGAGTTACAGCTAGAGTCTTGGGAATTTAATGATCCTGATTTGCGATATTTGTTGGATGAGTTAATCAAGCGTCTAGAAACTTTACCGCGCCAAGAGGAGAAGAAGTTGGTGTTGGTATTGAGTGGTTTAGAAAATGCGATCGGGGTAGTGGGAGACTATCCACCGTTTTTAGTGGATTTAAATTTTGTGCGGGATGCTTATGCACGGTTGGCTCCTCATCCTGTGGTGTTTGTGTTGCCAGACTATGCGATCACCCGTGTAGCCAATTTTGCACCTGACTTTTGGGCTTGGAAATCTGGGGTGTTTAAGTTTAAAACCGCAAAGGAAACTAGGGATTTTGCTGAAGCAAAAACAATTGGCTCAAATCGTATTCTTGGCAATTATCTCAAGCCCGAAAAGAAAGAACGTATTGATCTGTTACATCGATTGCTAATGGAAGCTAATCCTTCTGGCTCTGATTCAGAATCTAACCCCAATGGCTCAAGTCAAATAAATATTTTGAATGAATTAGGTTCTGCTTATTTCAGCTTGAGTGAATATAATCGTGCAATTGAATTTTCTCAGCAAGCATTGACACTCTCCCAAAAGTTAGCAGATCGCAAAGGTGAAGCAGCTTCTCTTTGCAATCTAGGCAATGCATACTATTCACTAGGACAGTACCAGCAAGCAATTCAGTTTCAGCAACAGTTTTTGGAAATCAAAAGAGAAAAAGGCGATCGCAATGGTGAAGCAAATGCTCTTGGCAATCTAGGGCTTGCTTACTATTCACTAGGACAGTACCAGCAAGCAATTCAGTTTCAGCAGCAGTCTTTGGAAATCAAAAGAGAAATAGGCGATCGCAATGGTGAAGCAAATGCTCTTGGCAATCTAGGGCTTGCTTACTATTCACTAGGACAGTACCAGCAAGCAATTCAGTTTCAGCAACAGTCTTTGGAAATCCATAGAGAAATAGGCGATCGCAATGGTGAAGCAAATTCTCTTTGCGGTTTAGGGATTGCTTACTATTCACTAGGACAGTACCAGCAAGCAATTCAGTTTTATCAACAGTCTTTGGAAATCTATAGAGAAATAGGCGATCGCAGTGGTGAAGCAAAGTCTCTTGGCAATCTAGGGATTGCTTACTATTCACTAGGACAGTACCAGCAAGCAATTCAGTTTCAGCAACAGTCTTTGGAAATCACAAAAGAAATTGGCGATCGCAATGGTGAAGCAAATTCTCTCCATAATCTAGGGCTTGCCCTTAAAGAATTAGGTCGCAGAGGTGAGTCCATAGAGGCTTTCAATGCTTCAAGAAAAATATATGAACAATTGGGGCTTTATCATATGATTAAGAACTCAAGTAAATCCTTTGCACCGCTAGAAACTGTCGCCAAAGAACCCAAGCGATTTGAACTGCCAGATCCACCCAAACGCAAGCGCCGCAAAAATCTCTTTCAGACTATTTTTGTTTGGTTGCGACGTATCTGGTCAAAACTGTGGCGATGA
- a CDS encoding aromatic ring-hydroxylating dioxygenase subunit alpha, translated as MVATKEVSLPRNCTFSPTDWQALAPFWYPVAFSHEITAEKPYGTHLLDERLVIYRVSDGSIIVAKDLCLHRGAPLSLGWIENDRLVCPYHGVQYDCNAKCVYIPAQPEATIPSRLKLKTYPVMERYGLVWTRLIDNGSVPFPELDEWEDPDYIQVLPNSVDLDAAAGRQVEGFLDVSHFAFIHAKSFGEIDNPEVPDYTIEQTPQGFRADYISTVSNYAHGMKHLAPPDFLWRRLFELFIPFTAKLTVFFPHGKLHVLNAALPISARKTRLFVPICRNFDKDAPLQDTLDFNDQVFYEDKAIVEEQWPEDLPICLADEVHIAGDKSSITFRKKLAAIGLGKSFTS; from the coding sequence ATGGTAGCAACCAAAGAAGTATCTTTGCCACGCAATTGCACCTTCAGCCCAACTGATTGGCAAGCGCTTGCGCCCTTCTGGTATCCCGTTGCATTCTCCCATGAAATCACAGCCGAGAAACCCTATGGCACACATCTCCTAGACGAGAGATTGGTGATTTACCGAGTTTCCGATGGTTCAATTATCGTTGCCAAAGACCTCTGCCTACATCGTGGAGCTCCGCTAAGTTTGGGTTGGATTGAAAACGATCGCCTTGTTTGCCCCTATCACGGCGTGCAATATGACTGCAATGCCAAATGTGTTTACATTCCCGCCCAGCCTGAAGCCACAATTCCATCAAGACTTAAGTTAAAAACCTATCCAGTGATGGAACGCTATGGGTTAGTTTGGACAAGATTGATCGACAATGGTTCTGTCCCATTTCCTGAATTAGATGAATGGGAAGATCCAGATTACATTCAGGTATTACCTAATTCTGTGGATTTGGATGCAGCCGCAGGGCGGCAGGTAGAAGGCTTCTTAGATGTCAGTCACTTTGCTTTTATCCATGCGAAGTCTTTTGGAGAGATAGATAATCCTGAAGTCCCAGATTATACGATCGAACAAACTCCTCAAGGCTTTCGTGCTGACTATATCAGTACTGTTAGCAACTATGCCCACGGCATGAAGCATCTAGCTCCTCCTGATTTTTTGTGGAGGAGACTATTTGAGTTGTTTATTCCTTTCACCGCCAAGTTGACAGTTTTCTTTCCTCATGGCAAGCTGCATGTTCTCAATGCGGCTTTGCCAATTTCGGCGCGTAAAACGCGATTGTTTGTACCGATTTGTCGTAATTTTGATAAAGATGCTCCCTTACAAGACACCCTCGATTTTAACGATCAGGTATTTTATGAGGATAAGGCGATCGTTGAGGAGCAATGGCCAGAGGATTTACCTATTTGCCTTGCTGACGAGGTACATATTGCAGGCGATAAAAGCTCAATTACTTTTCGTAAGAAGCTAGCCGCAATCGGCTTAGGTAAATCTTTTACTTCATAA